In Fodinicurvata sediminis DSM 21159, the genomic window AGCAGGCTGACCTCGGAAGTGCCCAGGGCCAGGCTGGGATTGGGCTTCAGCTTGGAATTGACGCCCAGGCGTTCGGCCGCGTCCACCACCGACTCGGCCCCGACCTCCATGATCAACTGGACCGCCACGGAATTGAGCGAGCGGGCAAAAGCCTCGCGCAGTGTCACATCCCCATAATAGCGATCGCCATAGTTGCCCGGTGTCCAGGGGCCGCTGGGCAGCGACACGCGCACTGGTGCGTCCTGAACACGGCTGTCCGGCGCCAGGCCATCCTCGAAGGCAGCCAGGTAGACGAAGGGCTTGAAGGCCGAGCCGGGCTGCCGCCGGGCCTGGACGGCACGGTTGAACTCGCTGCTGTCCCAGGAGCGCCCGCCCACCATGGCGCGGATCGCACCGTCATGGGACAACACCACCACCGCCGCCTGGGTCGCGCCCTTGTCTTCCCCCTCGGCCTTCAACAGGCGTTCGACCTCCTCTTCGGCGATGGTCTGGATTTCCGGATCCAGCGTGGTGGAGATCTTCACGTCCTGGCTGAGCGGTCCGACGATCTCGCCGATCTGCGAGGCCGCCCAACTGGCGAAATAACGTCCGGTCTTGCGCAGGTCCGGCGCGGCGGAGCTGCCGTCCCCCAGCGCCTGATCGGCCGTGGCCCGGTCGATGTAACCGGCGTCCACCATGGCATTGAGCACCTGGGCCGTGCGCTCGTGGGCCAACTCGGGATTGTTGGTGGGATTGTAACGCGACGGCGCGCGCAGCAGGCCGGCGATCATCGCTGCTTCATACAGCGAGACCTCGCGCGCCGACTTGTCGAAATAGCGCTGGGCCGCGGCGTCCACGCCATAGGTGCCGGCGCCGAAGTAGACCCGGTTCATGTAGAGCGCCAGGATCTGATCCTTGGACAGGCGCCGCTCCAGCCAGAAGGACAGCAGCAATTCCTGCACCTTGCGCTTGAAGGTGCGCTCGTGGGACAGGAAGACATTCTTGGCCAGCTGCTGGGTGATGGTGGAACCGCCCTGGACGACGCCCCATTCCACCAGGTTGATATATGCCGCCCGCATAAGTCCCAATGGGTCCAGGCCAAAGTGGTCATAGAAGCGGCGGTCCTCGATCGCCAGGACAGCCCGGGGCAAGTGCGGCGGCATCTGCGCGACGCTCAACGGCTCGCCATAGACCTCGCCGAAGGCCGCCAGGGGCCGGTCGGTGACATCCACCACCTGCACACTGGGCCGACGACCGGTATCGGCAATGCGGCTGACATCAGGCAGGTCATAGGCGTAATAAAGCAGGATTCCGCCCAGGATCAGGATGCCCCAGACAGCCGCGACCCCCACGGCTGTCGCGGCCAGCTTCAGCCAACCCAGACGCTTTCCGGAAGCTGCAGCCGTGCGTCCACCACCGCGCCGACCACCATTGCCGCGCCGGCCTCCGCCCCCCTGTCGGCCGCCCGTACCGCGACCGCCCGTACCACGGCCACCGCCCTGGGTGGTTTGTTTGGCGCCCGCCTTGGCCCCTGTGGACCGGGAGCTGCCGGACTTCGGCGCCGCCTTGCGCGCACCGGCACTCTTGCCGCCGCGCTGCGCCTGCGACCGGCGCTCGCCCTTCACTTCCCTGCCCGATTCGGAAGAGGTCCCGCGTTTCGTCATGAATCCTCTTTAAGACAGATTCCCGGGCAAGGCCAGAAAGGCCTTAAGGCAACTTCGTGGCAATCCGCTGTCCGGCTGTGCCCTTGCGTACTTCGATCCGAGCCCGTGCGGCCTCAGATGTCCAGGTTGGCGACCTGCAGGGCATTGGTCTGGATGAAGTCGCGGCGCGGCTCCACCTCGTCCCCCATCAGCGTCTCGAAGATCAGGCCGGCATCCTCGGCGTGCGCCACCTTCACCTTCAGCAGCGAGCGCACCTCGGGGTCCAGCGTGGTTTCCCAAAGCTGGTTCGGGTTCATCTCGCCCAGGCCCTTGTAGCGGGCCACGGAAACGCCCTTCTTGCCCCAGGCCAGAACGGCGTCGGCCAGGGAAACCGGGCCATAGACCTTCTGCTCCTGGTCCTTGCCGGTCAGCACGCCGGGGGTCTTGTAGACCTCCCACAGCTCCTCGCGCATGCCCTTCAGCTGCCGCCCTTCGCTGGAGGCCACCAGGGTCGCGTCCAGGTGGCGCTTTTCCGGCACGCCGCGCAGCACACGGGTGAAGACCAGGCCGCCGAAGCGGTCGCTCTCGCCGGTCCAGCCGCGCTCGTGTTCGGGCGCCAGGGTGTCCAGGCGCTCGGCGACGGTGGCGGCGATCTCGTTGGCCTTGTCCTCGTCGTCCAGGATCTCGGGGTCGAGTGCACCGGCAATAGCCGCCTGCTCGATCACTTCATAGGAGCCCACCTTGTAGACCATGGTCTCGATCTGGTGACGCGCCTTGACCGCGCGGCGCACCAGGCGAGCCAGGTCCTCGCTGGCCAGCTGTGTGCCGTCGGCCAGGACCAGAGCCGTATGATTGAGAGCGTTCTGGATCAGGTACTCCTCCATCTCGCGGTCGCCCTTCAGGTAGGTCATGGACTCCCCGCGCTTGGCGCGAAAGAGTGGCGGCTGGGCGATATAGAGGTGACCTCCGTCCACCAGTTCGCGCATCTGGCGGAAGAAGAAGGTCAGCAACAGCGTTCGGATATGGCTGCCGTCCACGTCGGCGTCAGTCATGATGACGATCTTGTGATAGCGCAGCTTGTCCAGGTTGAACTCCTCCGGCCCGATGCCGGTGCCCAGGGCTGTGATCAGGGTGCCGATCTCCTGGCTGCCCAGCATCTTGTCGAAGCGTGCGCGCTCCACGTTCAGGATCTTGCCGCGCAGGGGCAGGATCGCCTGGAATTTGCGGTCGCGGCCCTGCTTGGCCGAACCACCGGCGGAATCGCCCTCGACGATGAACAGTTCGGACTTGGTGGGGTCCCGCTCCTGGCAGTCGGCCAGCTTGCCGGGCAGCGAGGCCACGTCCAGCACGCCCTTGCGCCGCGTCAGCTCGCGCGCCTTGCGCGCCGCCTCGCGGGCGGAGGCGGCCTCGACCACCTTGGTGACGATCTTCTTGGCCTCGTTGGGATGCTCCTCGAAGAACTGCTGTAGCTTGTCGTTGACCACGGACTCGACCACCGGACGCACTTCGGACGAGACCAGCTTGTCCTTGGTCTGGCTGGAGAACTTGGGGTCGGGCACCTTCACCGACAGCACGCAGGTCAGCCCCTCGCGCGCGTCGTCGCCGGTCAGGCTGACCTTCTCCTTCTTCAGTATGCCCGACTCGTTGGCATAGGCATTGATCTGGCGGGTCAAGCCGGCGCGCAGGCCGGCCATGTGGGTGCCGCCGTCACGCTGGGGGATGTTGTTGGTGAAGCACAGAGTGGTTTCGTGATAGCTGTCGTTCCACTGCATCGCCAGCTCGACGGTGATCGCCTCGCGCTCCACGCTCATGTGGATCGGCTTTTCCAGCAGGGAATGCCGATTGCGGTCCAGGTAGTGGACAAAGGCCTCGACCCCGCCGTCATAGTGCAGGTCCACCTCGACCGGTTCGGGGTGGCGCTTGTCCACCAGCTTGATGTGCACACCCGAGTTCAGGAAGGCCAGCTCGCGCAGGCGATGCTCCAGGGCGCCGAAGTCGTATTCCGTCTGGGTGAAGGTCTGGGTCGAGGGCAGGAAGTCGATCTGGGTTCCGCGCTTGCCGTTGGCCGGCCCGACGACCGTCAGCGGCTCCACCGTCTCGCCGTGCTCGAAGCGCACGTAGTGTTCCTTGTCGTCGCGCCAGATGCGCAGCTCCAGCCATTCGCTGAGCGCGTTCACCACCGAAACGCCGACACCGTGCAGGCCGCCGGAGACCTTGTAGGAGTTCTGGTCGAACTTCCCGCCGGCATGCAGCTGGGTCATGATGACCTCGGCCGCCGAAATGCCTTCCTCGGCGTGGATGTCCACCGGCACGCCACGGCCGTTGTCGTTGACCGTCACCGAGCCGTCACCATTCAGCTGCACCAGCACCAGGTCGCAATAGCCGGCCAGGGCCTCGTCGATGGCGTTGTCCACCACCTCGTAGACCATGTGATGCAGGCCGGAGCCGTCATCGGTATCGCCGATGTACATCCCCGGCCGCTTGCGCACGGCTTCCAGTCCGCGCAGAACCTTGATGGATTCTGCGCCGTAGTCGCCATTCGGATCGGCGGCGGGATCGCCATTGGGATCGGCGGCCTCGGGGGTTTCGTTCACATCGGATGTGGCCATGATCAAGTCTTCTTTGCCTCTGATGAAATAACTCCGCGACTCATGCCTCGCGCAACACGAGACCCTCGCGCAGATGAAAGCGCTGGGCCTCCTGGCCCAGTGCCGAAAAGAGGGCACTGTCCGTGCCGCTCATCCAGGCCTGGACCCCCAGGTCCAGGATGCTGTCGTACAAGGCCGCGCGCAGACCCGCATCCAGGTGTGCCGCCACCTCGTCCAGCAGCAGCAACGGCCCGGCGCCGCGTTCCAGCGCCAGCAGCCGCGTGTGGGCCATGACCAGCGAGAGCAGAAGCGCCTTCTGTTCGCCCGTCGAGCAGAAAGCCGCCGGCATGTCACGCTCCAGGTCGCTGGCCGCCAAGTCACTTCGATGGGCCCCGCAAGCGGCCCCACCGGTCTCGGCATCCTGCGCGCGGCAGTCCGCCAGGCGCTGCAGCAGGCGTTCCTCGACCTGAACGGCCGGCGATTCATCCATCCAGCTCTCGGCGTCGCCCACCAACGCCAGGCCCACGGCCGGAAAGGCCCCGTGTGTTTCCTTGCAGGCCGCCGCCAACCGCGAGACCAGCGAACGGCGCGCCGCGGCAATGGCCACGGCCTTCTCCGCCATGGTGCGCTCCAGCCCGCCAAGCCAGTTCGGATCGCCCTGCTGCGCGCGCAGCAGACGGGCGCGCTCGCGCATGGCATGTTCATAGGCCGCGATCCGGCCGGCATGGGCCGGGTCGAACCCATAGACCAGGCGATCCAGGAAACGCCGCCGCGAAGAAGGCGACTCCTGGAAGATCCGGTCCATGTGCGGCGCCACCCAGACGGCCGAGACGACCTCGCCCAGCGCCTGCTGGCTGGAGACGAATTCGCCGTCCAGCTTCAGCAACCGGCGCTCGCGTCCCGTTTCGTTCGCCGGGTCCAGCCCGGTACCCAGATCGCGTGGCCCCTGCGGTGTGTTGACCCGCGCCGACACGGCCCAGGCCCCGTCATGCGCGGGACTGTTGCCCGGCTGCCGGCGCGTCAGGTCGCCCAGACGGGCCCGGCGCAGACCACGCCCGGGGGCCAGCAGAGAGATGGCTTCCAGCAGGTTGGTCTTGCCACTGCCGTTTGCTCCCAGCAGGACCACAGGACGCGCATCACAGCGCAACTCGCTCTGCGCGAAATTGCGAAAGCCGATAACCGTCAGGCGCTCCAGCCAGAGCGCCTGGCTGCCTGCCGCCCCCTGCCCTGTCTGCCCAGTGCCTGTCTGCCCGGGGCCTGTCCGTTGGGGGCCTGTCCGTTCGGGCCGTTCGCTCTGACTGTGAATTGCCGGGTTTCCCATTATCCAAGAGCCGTTACGGACGCTGTTGCGCCGCCGCCATAGCCAGAACCGGGGCCAGAACCGGGGCCAGAACCGGGGCCATAGCTGGAACCGGTGTCATGCCTCAGACCCGCATCGGCATCAGCACGTAGAGCGCGCTGGTGTCGGCCACATCCCGCACGATCGTCGGAGAGGAGGAATCGGCGAGCATGAACTCGGCGCCCTCGCCCTCGATCTGGTGGGCGATGTCCAGCAGATACTTGGAGTTGAAGCCGATCTCGATGGGCGGGCCGTCATACTGGATGACCACTTCCTCCTCGGCACTGCCGGCCTCGGGACTGGTGGCCGACAGCGTCAGTGAACCGTCCCCCAGGGACATCTTCACCGCGCGACTCTTCTCCGTGGAGATGGTGGACACGCGGTCCACGGCCGAGGCGAAGACCTTGCAGTCCACCGACATGGTCTTGTCATTGCCGCTGGGGATCACGCGCTCGTAATCCGGGAAGGTCCCGTCAATCAGCTTCGAGGTCAGCGTGGTATTGCCGAAGGTGAAGCGCACGCGGGTATCCGACAGCGCAACCTCGATACCGTCGTCGACTTCGTCAATCAGCTTGCGCAGCTCGTTCACCGTCTTGCGCGGCACGATCACGCCCGGCATGCCGGAGGCCCCTTCGGGCAGCGGCATCTCGAAGCGGGCCAAACGATGGCCGTCAGTGGCCACGGCGCGCAGGACCTGAAGGTCGCCGCTGCTGGCGGCATGGACATAGATACCGTTCAGGTAATAGCGCGTCTCTTCGGTGGAGATGGCAAAGCGCGTGCGGTCGATCAGGCTCTTGGCCTCGCCGCCCTGGAGCGTGAAGACGTTGGGCAGGTCCGTCGGTCCGACGGCCGGAAAGTCCTCGCGCGGCAGGGTCGACAACGTGAAGTTGGAGCGCCCGGCACGCAGGCGCAATTGCCCACCGTCGCCGGCCACGCTCAACTCGACCTCGCTACCGTCGGGCAGCTTGCGCACAATGTCATAGAGCGTGTGGGCCGAGACCGTGGTGGCGCCGGCTTCCTCTATGCTGGCGGCCGTGTGCTCGACGATGGTCAGATCCATGTCCGTGGCCGTCAGGCCCAGGCGGCCCTCCTGTGCTTCCATCAGGACGTTGGAGAGGATCGGTATGGTGTTCCGCCGCTCGACGACAGACTGCACGTGGGCCAGCGAGCGAAGGAGGGCTGCGCGTTCAATTGTCAGCTTCATAGCGTCTCTGAATGACTAAACCATTGGAAATACGGACAAAGCACCCGGGAAGGACCTGGCTCGGCGCCCGTTTGCGTTAAGAATCTCTGAAAAGGGTGCAAAGACCCCCTTCTCATGCGGTCGCACTATAACACAGATGACCGATTCCGTAAGGAATTTCCCTGTCTTATTGTTCATTGGCACCCTGCTTGGCACGCTCCCAAGTCCAGGGTGAAACAGATCATGCAAAACGGGAGAAACAGCATGCACCTCGAAGGCTCCTGTCACTGCGGTTCCGTCACCTTCCAGGTGGAGTCGCCACACCCCTATCCCTACCAGCGCTGCTATTGCTCGATCTGCCGCAAGACGGCTGGAGGCGGTGGCTATACCATCAACATCGGGGCTCTAGCCGAGACGCTGCAGGTCCAGGGCAGCGCGCACAAACGCATCTACCATGCCCGCATCGATGGGCAAGAAAGCCCGGGCGAGCGCCACTTCTGCGGCACCTGCGCCAGCACGCTCTGGGTCTACGACCCGCAGTGGCCGGAACTGGTTCATCCCTTTGCCTCGGCCATCGATACGGAACTGCCGGTGCCGCCGGAGCGCGTGCACCTGCTGCTCGACAGCAAGGCCTCCTGGGTCGAACCCGACGTGCGGGAGAATGACAAGTGCTTCGAAGGCTATCCCGAGGAAAGCCTGGCCGCCTGGCACGAACGCCTGGGGCTGGTGCGCTGAAACAAAGGACGTGGTTTTAAAAGAGGGCGTGGCCTGTGCGGGCCGTCAGCCTTCCAGCATGCGGCGCAGCATGTCCACGTCCTCGGCAAAGCCGTTGTCCGTGGCCTTCAGCTCCTCGACCTTGCGCACGGCATGCATGACGGTGGTGTGGTCGCGCCCGCCGAACTTGCGCCCGATCTCGGGCAGCGAACGGGCCGTCATCTGCTTTGCCAGGTACATGGCCACCTGGCGCGGCCGGGCCACGGCCCGGGCGCGGCGGGCCGACGACATGTCGGACACGCGCACATTGTAATGCTCGGCCACGCGCTTCTGGATTTCCTCGATGGTGACCCTCCGATCGCTGGCACGCAGCAGGTCCTGCAGCAGTTCCTGGGTGGTTTCCAGCGTGACCGGCCGCCCCACCAGGGTGGCATGGGCGGCAATGCGGTTCAGGGCGCCTTCCAGCTCGCGTACGTTGGACGAGATCTTGTGCGCCAGGAACTCCAGGACCTTTGGCGGAATGGGCGCGTTCAACTGCTCGGCCTTGGATTGCAGAATGCCCAGGCGCAGTTCGTAGGTGGTGGGGTGGATGTCGGCCACCAGGCCCCAGCCCAGGCGCGAGCGCATGCGCTCCTCGACACCCTCCAGGTCCGACGGCGATTTGTCGGCCGAGATGATCAGCTGGCGGTTGTTGTCCACCAGGGTGTTGAAGGTGTGGAAGAATTCCTCCTGCGTGGCCTCGCGCCCGCCGATGAACTGGACGTCGTCGATCATCAGCACGTCCACAGAGCGGAACTGCTCCTTGAAGGCCATGGTGTCCTTGGTGCGCAGGGCGCGCACGAACTGGTACATGAACTTCTCGGCCGACAGGTAGATCACGCGTTTCGACGGGGCGCGTGTGCGGATATGCCAGGCAATCGCATGCATCAGGTGGGTCTTGCCCAGGCCGACGCCGCCATAGAGGAACAGCGGGTTGAAGGGCACGCCATCGGCCTCGGCCACGCGCTGGGCGGCGGCATAGGCCAGTTCGTTCGGCTTGCCGACCACGAAGTTGTCGAAGGTAAAGCGCGGGTCCAGCGGCGCCGAGATGTCACGGCAGCGCTCGGCCTCGTCGTCGGTCGAAGAATGCAGGGTAGTCTCGGAAGACTGTGCGCCCGCATTGGCGGACCCCGCTGCGGACTCGGCCACCGCCGAATCCGAACCTGCGCCATTGGCGCCTGAAGAGGTCTCTTCACTCTCGCTCGCAGGACGCGGTGCCTTTTCCGGCGCTTCGGGCCGGGCCGGCGGCTGGACCACGATCTCCACATGACGAACCTGGGCGAATTCCTCCATCCACAGGCCGCGCAGGCGGTCGGCATAGTTGCTGTTGACCCAATCGCGCATGAAGCGCGAAGGCACGGACATGCGCACCACGCCGTCCTTGAGGCTGACCAGCGTCAGGGGCTTCAACCAGCTCTTGAAAGCCGCCTCACCCACATCGGACCGAAGGCGCCCGCGCACGCGTGCCCACTGTTCGGAATAATCGTCAGCTGCAAGCCCGGTTTCGCCTGTAACGGCTTCCTCCTGAAGCCGTTGGGTCCCCTGCTTCGCCTCCAGACCTGCGCTCATCTGCACCTCGTTTCTCCCTGCGGCCACGTAACTGTCATTTCGACCAGTCGCCCCCAAAACTTAAAAACCAGGCTCCAAACACGCTACTACGGCACCTGACGAAAATCTTTCCCGCCCCCTACCTGGACAGCTTGCGCATAGATGGTTTGGCTTTGATATACTTTACTTAACAAAATCAAAGTCAATACTTAGGATTCAAAAAGAACTCCCAAGTTTCATTACCATGACATTGATATTTAGTTTCTGGAGCACCGTCTTTACTGAGTGCCCCGTGAATGGATTGGACACTCTACAGATGGACGTGAAGGGAGGCAACGAGACCGTTTGCAGAACATTCTCCATCGGCTGAGACGATCTCTCAGGAGCAGGGGACAAGGCTGTCATATTCCCGAAAGAATCCTGTAACCGAGTCGCGAAAAAAATTTTGGGTATGATCTGCACCATCAGCAGTCGCAAGAGCCAGTCCTGCGACACACGAATAGCAGGCATGCAAAAAAGTGCCCGCAAGATTGCGGGCACCTCTTTTCCTGCAGGGCGCCCCGAAGGGCGCAGCCGTGCGGCTTTAGTCGATCCGCTTGATACGCGAAGACAGGCGGGAAATCTTGCGCGCCGCCGCGTTGCGGTGAATGACGCCCTTGGTCACGCCCCGATGAATCTCGGGCTGCGCCTGCTTGAAGGCATCTGCGGCAGCCTGCTTGTCACCGCTATGAATCGCCGTTTCCACACGCTTGATGTAGGTGCGGATGCGGCTCATGCGGTCCCCGTTGATCTGGGCGCGGCGTGTATTTCTGCGGATCCGCTTGAGAGCGGACTTGTGATTGGCCATGAATGGACCCGTCTCTGCTAGAGTGTGCCTTGAGAGGTCGCGGTTATAGACGCCTCTCCAGTGAGCGTCAAGGCGAGAAAAAGCCTGACGAAATTCCCAGACTACTGCGCCGCTTTACCGGTTCTTCCAGTCCGGCTTGCGTTTCTCGGTGAAGGCATCCATGCCCTCGCTGCGATCCTCCAGGGCGAAGGTGCTGTGGAAAGCCCGGCGCTCGAAACGCACCCCCTCGCTGAGGGTGGTTTCATAGGCGACATTGACGGCCTCCTTGGCGGTGGCCACGACAGGCTGGGACAGGCCGGCGATCTTCCGCGCCACCTTCAGGGTTTCCTCCATCAGGTCATCGGCCGGCACGACCTTTGCCACCAGACCGGCCTGCAGCGCGGTCTGCGCATCGATCTTGTCGCCCGTCAGACACATGTACATGGCCAGGGACTTGCCCACCGAGCGGGTCAGACGCTGGGTGCCGCCGGCACCGGGAATCACGCCGATCTGCACTTCCGGCTGGCCGAACTGGGCCGTGTCGGCGGCAATGATCATGTCGCACATCAGGGCGAACTCGCAGCCGCCGCCCAGCGCGAAACCGGCCACGGCCGCGATCACCGGCTTGCGGCAACGGGTGATGACTTCCCAGTCGTCGGTGATGAAATCCTCGCGCTGCACATCGGCAAAGGACTTCTCCGCCATCTCCTTGATGTCGGCGCCGGCGGCGAAGGCCTTCTCGGAGCCGGTCAGGATCATGCAGCCCACGCTGTCATCCGCCTCGAAGGCCAGGAGTGCCCGGCCCACCTCCTCGACCATGGCGGAATTCAGGGCGTTGTAGGCCTTGGGCCGGTTCAGGCGGATGATGCCCACGGCACCATCGGTTTCGACCTGGATGTTCTCGTACGTGGTTGCGGAGGCGGGCATGCCTATCTCCCTTGCTTGAAAGAGTGTGGCTTCATGTTGCGTTGCGGGATTGAGGCCATACGGCCCGCTCCTGTCAAGGCACGAAGCATGGGTCTAGCGCTGATGCCGCGGACAGTAGAAAGTCGAGCGCCCCGCTTGCACGATCCGGCGGACAAGTGCGCCCTGCCCGCTTTCCGCGCACTTACGGCAGGCCTGTCCGTCCCGGCCATAGACGCCCCACTGGTGCTGGAAGTAACCCAGCTCGCCACTGGCCTGGACATAGTCACGCAGCGAACTGCCGCCGGCCAGGATGGCCCGTTCCAGCACAGCACGCACCGCCCGGGCCAGGCGTTCGGCACGCTGGCCCTGGACGCTGTAGGCCTGGCGACGGGGCGATATGCCGGCCTCATAGAGGGCCTCGGAGACATAGATGTTGCCCAGGCCGGCCACCACCTTCTGGTCCAGCAGGGCCGCCTTGATGGGTGTGCGCCGCCCCTTCAAGGCGGCCGCCAGGGCCGGACCATTGAAACTGTTACCCAGCGGCTCAGGCCCCAGGCCGGCCAGCAGCCGATGGGATTCCAGCGCCCCCGCCGGCACCAGGTCCATGATCCCGAAGCGCCGGGCATCGTTGAAACGCAGCTGCAGGCCGGTCTCGGTCTCGAGGATCACGTGGTCGTGCGGCGCAAAGGGCAGATCAAGATCGGCGACCAGGGTCATGCGCCCCGACATGCCCAGATGGCACAGCAAAACCTCGTCCCCGTCGGTATGGGCCAGAAGGTACTTGGCGCGCCGCTCCAGCCGTTCGACAGTACGGCCCTCAAGGCGCGCGGCGAAATTCTCGGGAAACGGAAAACGCAGGTCCGGCCGGCGCTGGATGACTCGCACGAGACGATGGCCTTCCAATGCGTTCAGCAGGCCCCGACGAACCGTTTCCACCTCGGGAAGCTCGGGCATCGATCCTCGGATTGCATGTACAGAAAGTTCAATTCTCACCGTAGCCTAAAAGGACCACAAAGGCTATGTTCCGCAGCATGTCATCAAGATCCTCCGAAACACCGTCTGCGAACCAGACCCATTTCGGGTTCCGCAGCGTCAGCGAAAGCGAGAAGACACCCCTGGTTCATGGGGTCTTCCGCAACGTGGCCGACAACTACGACCTGATGAACGACCTTATGTCGGGGGGCATCCATCGTCTGTGGAAGGCGGCCATGGTCGACTGGTTGCGCCCGCGGCCAGGCTGGCAGGTCCTGGATGTGGCCGGCGGCACGGGGGATATCGCCTTCCGGGTCCAGGATCGCATCGGCGAAGCGGGCACGGTCCACGTCTGTGACCTGACCTGGGACATGCTGTCGGTGGGCCGCGACCGCGCCATCGACCAGGGGCGCCTGCACGGCCTCGACTGGATCTGCGGCAATGCCGAGACCCTACCCCTGGCGGACCGCTCCGTGGATGCCTATACCATCGCCTTCGGTCTGAGGAATGTCACCCGCATGGACAAGGCCCTGGCCGAAGCACGGCGCGTGCTGAAACCCGGCGGGCGCTTCCTCTGCCTGGAGTTCAGCCATGTGGTGCTGCCGCTGCTGGACCGGCTCTACGACCTCTACTCCTTCCGGCTGCTGCCGGCGCTTGGGGGAATGGTGGCGGGAGATCGCGACTCCTACCAGTACCTGGTGGAGTCCATACGCCGCTTCCCCGCCCAGGAGGATCTGGTCCAGCGCATTGCGGCCAACGGCCTGGAGCAGGTTCGCTACCGCAACCTCTCGGGCGGGATCGCCGCCCTGCATTCAGCCTGGCGCCTGTAAGGACAAAGGGTTTCATGCGCACGTTGCTGTCCTTCCCTTTCCGGCTCCTGCATATCCTGCGGGTCCTGATGCGCCATGACGCGCTGGCCGTGGCGGATGCCATGGGACTCTACCCAGCCCTCATCAAACCCCTGAGGCGCTTCAGCCGGCGCGAGGCCGAGGGACGGAACGGCCAGAAGCTGACCCGAGCACTGGGCGAGCTGGGCCCCAGCTTCATCAAACTGGGGCAGTTCCTGGCCACCCGCGCCGACCTGGTGGGTGAGGACGTGGCCGGCGACCTGGCCGAGCTCCAGGATCGCCTGCCTCCCTTCTCGTTCGAGGAGGCGCGCCGCCTGATCGAAAGCGAACTTGGCCAGCCACTGGAAGAGCTGTTCGAGGAGTTCAATCGCACCCCGGTGTCCGCCGCCTCGATCGCACAGGTCCACTTCGCAACCACGCGGCCCAGCGACGAGGAGATCTCCGCCGCGCAAAGCGAGGCTTACAGCTTCGACGAGGCGGAGACACAGGCACCTGAAGTCGCGGCGCGCGAGGTGGCCGTGAAGATCCTGCGCCCTGGTATCGAGCGTGCCTTCGATCGCGACTTGCGGCTGTTCTACCTGATCGCCCGCATGATCGAGCGCAGCCAGCCGGCACTCAGGCGCTTCCGCCCCGTGGCGGTGGTGGAGCTGTTCGAGAACACCGTGCGCCTGGAGATGGACTTCCGCATGGAGGCCGCCGCGGCGTCGGAACTGGCCGACAACTTCGCCGACGATCCCGACTACGAGGTTCCGGAGATAGACTGGGAACGCACGGCCCAGCGCGTACTGACCCAGACTCGTCTGACCGGTATCCGGCTGGACGACCGGCAGGCCCTGATCGAAGCGGGACACGACCTGACCGAAGTCCTGCGCAAGGCCTCGGCCATC contains:
- the ubiB gene encoding 2-polyprenylphenol 6-hydroxylase — its product is MRTLLSFPFRLLHILRVLMRHDALAVADAMGLYPALIKPLRRFSRREAEGRNGQKLTRALGELGPSFIKLGQFLATRADLVGEDVAGDLAELQDRLPPFSFEEARRLIESELGQPLEELFEEFNRTPVSAASIAQVHFATTRPSDEEISAAQSEAYSFDEAETQAPEVAAREVAVKILRPGIERAFDRDLRLFYLIARMIERSQPALRRFRPVAVVELFENTVRLEMDFRMEAAAASELADNFADDPDYEVPEIDWERTAQRVLTQTRLTGIRLDDRQALIEAGHDLTEVLRKASAIFFNQVFRDGFFHGDQHPGNMFVTERGTIAAVDFGIMGRLDRRTRYFLADMLLATLARDYRRLAEVQMEAGYLPSDQAVDTYAQALRAVCEPIFGRPLNRISFARLLGQLFKLTETFNLSVQPQLVLLQKNMLMAEGVSRRLDPALNIWLLAEPLIVRWMQENRGVKARLKHSGEAVAGALERLPDTLLSMERTLHDLSDNGLRLHSDTAERMAGRRRMGWALPIGSLALLLALAALLID